Proteins from a genomic interval of Zingiber officinale cultivar Zhangliang chromosome 1B, Zo_v1.1, whole genome shotgun sequence:
- the LOC121986288 gene encoding homeobox-leucine zipper protein ROC8-like, which translates to MDSGDEQDVPDSQGRKKRYHRHTPRQIQDLEAMFKVCPHPDEKQRMQLSRDLGLEPRQIKFWFQNRRTQMKAQQERTDNCLLRAENDKIRCENIAMREALKHVICPSCGGPPSNEDSYFDEQKLRMENARLKEELDHVSSMASKYLGRPITQLPPVQPLSISSLDLSVGGYSNPGLSPSLDLDLLCRSSSSAFPYAFPTATSELEKPLMVEMATNAMEEFIRLVQTDEPLWVKSGSDGRDMLQLETYERMFQRPGQQLKLLDTRIEASRDSALVIMSALALVDMFMDASKWQELFPTIVSKARPIEVLASGMAGSSSGSLILMYAEMQVLSPVVPTREFCFLRYCQQIDQGMWAVADVSVDFPRDNHLASQSRRLPSGCFIEEVPNGYSKVTWVDHVEIEEKNPVHVLFNDLISSGMAFGAQRWLTTLQRMCERFACFSVAGVPTRDAGVAPSPDGKRSMMKLAQRMVSNFCANVGSSIGHKWTTLSGPSDIGVRVTLHKSTDVGQPNGVVLSAATSIWLPISPESVFSFFKNERTRTQWDVLSNGNTVQEVAHITNGSHPGNCISLLRGLNSGQNTMLILQECFTDASGSAVVYSPIDLPAINIVMSGEDPSYIPILPSGFTILPDGRSTGGQGASSSSNPMGGSSGSLVTVAFQILMSSLPSAKLNLESVMTVNNLISTTVQQIKSALNCP; encoded by the exons ATGGACTCCGGCGATGAGCAAGATGTTCCCGACTCACAGGGGAGGAAGAAGCGGTATCACCGGCATACTCCGCGCCAGATTCAGGATCTCGAAGC GATGTTTAAGGTGTGCCCGCACCCCGACGAGAAGCAGAGGATGCAACTGAGCCGGGATCTGGGGCTGGAGCCGCGGCAGATCAAGTTCTGGTTCCAGAATCGCCGGACGCAGATGAAG GCCCAACAAGAGCGGACGGACAACTGCCTCCTCCGCGCCGAGAACGACAAGATCCGGTGCGAGAACATCGCCATGAGGGAGGCGCTCAAACACGTCATCTGCCCCTCCTGCGGCGGCCCGCCGTCGAATGAGGACTCCTACTTCGACGAGCAGAAGCTGCGCATGGAGAATGCGAGGTTGAAGGAAGAG CTCGATCATGTCTCAAGTATGGCATCAAAATACCTTGGAAGGCCAATCACCCAGCTTCCCCCAGTTCAGCCACTATCCATATCTTCACTTGACTTATCGGTCGGGGGATATAGCAATCCAGGATTAAGCCCCTCTCTTGATCTTGACCTTCTCTGTCGGAGTTCTTCTTCGGCCTTTCCATATGCATTTCCAACAGCAACTTCCGAGCTTGAAAAGCCTCTAATGGTGGAGATGGCCACCAATGCAATGGAGGAATTCATCAGGCTAGTGCAGACTGATGAACCCCTCTGGGTGAAGTCGGGCAGCGATGGAAGGGACATGCTTCAACTTGAAACTTATGAAAGGATGTTCCAGAGGCCTGGCCAACAACTCAAGTTACTGGATACTCGAATTGAGGCATCGAGGGATTCAGCTTTGGTCATTATGAGTGCTTTGGCATTGGTTGACATGTTCATGGATGCA AGTAAGTGGCAAGAGTTGTTTCCCACAATAGTTTCCAAGGCAAGGCCTATTGAGGTGCTGGCTTCAGGAATGGCAGGAAGTTCAAGTGGATCGTTGATATTG ATGTATGCGGAGATGCAAGTTCTTTCACCAGTGGTTCCAACTCGTGAGTTCTGCTTTCTTCGCTATTGCCAGCAAATTGACCAAGGAATGTGGGCAGTAGCTGATGTTTCGGTGGACTTTCCTCGAGATAATCATCTTGCTTCGCAGTCAAGGAGGcttccttctggttgctttatcgAGGAGGTGCCTAATGGCTATTCTAAG GTCACTtgggttgatcatgtggagattGAAGAAAAAAATCCAGTTCATGTTCTCTTCAATGACCTAATAAGTAGTGGTATGGCGTTTGGGGCGCAGCGGTGGCTCACCACTCTTCAGCGAATGTGTGAAAGATTTGCTTGTTTCTCTGTTGCTGGAGTTCCAACTAGAGATGCCGGAG TTGCTCCGTCACCCGACGGTAAGAGGAGTATGATGAAGCTTGCTCAACGAATGGTGAGCAACTTCTGTGCCAATGTTGGTTCATCAATTGGTCATAAATGGACGACTCTCTCGGGACCTAGTGACATAGGAGTTAGGGTTACACTTCACAAGAGTACTGATGTTGGCCAGCCTAACGGTGTCGTCCTCAGTGCTGCAACTTCTATTTGGCTTCCTATATCACCTGAAAGTGTCTTCAGCTTCTTCAagaacgaacgaactcgaacacAG TGGGATGTTCTCTCAAATGGCAACACAGTACAAGAGGTGGCACATATCACAAATGGATCCCATCCAGGGAACTGCATTTCCCTTCTTCGT GGTCTCAACTCAGGGCAGAACACCATGTTGATACTCCAAGAGTGCTTCACTGATGCATCGGGCTCGGCGGTGGTTTACTCTCCTATCGATCTACCAGCGATCAACATTGTCATGAGTGGGGAGGATCCCTCCTACATACCCATCCTGCCTTCAGGCTTCACCATTCTTCCAGACGGACGATCGACAGGGGGACAGGGGGCATCATCTAGCTCAAATCCTATGGGTGGGTCATCAGGCTCGCTGGTCACCGTGGCTTTCCAAATTCTTATGAGCAGCTTGCCATCCGCAAAACTTAACCTGGAGTCAGTAATGACAGTCAATAACTTGATAAGCACCACCGTCCAGCAAATAAAGTCTGCCTTGAACTGTCCTTAA
- the LOC122043766 gene encoding 65-kDa microtubule-associated protein 7-like has translation MKELVSGERSEMEEACRRTHIEPEMSTAPEKACALLDSCLVDPSELLANIGKHILKVKQEYVIRKEIIDRVNKWLLACEEEGWLQEYDKDTSKCTAGRGTHLNLKRAENARVTVSKIPANSQQSNEQSICLGGMDEKNMVLLYGGVRSMSILQDDIRQRKD, from the exons ATGAAAGAACTTGTTTCAGGCGAGAGGTCAGAAATGGAAGAGGCATGCAGAAGAACTCACATTGAACCTGAGATGAGCACAGCACCAGAGAAGGCCTGCGCATTGCTAGATTCTT GTCTTGTTGATCCTTCTGAACTCCTGGCTAACATTGGGAAGcatattttaaaagttaaacaaGAATATGTGATCAGAAAAGAAATCATCGACAGAGTGAATAAATGGCTATTGGCATGTGAAGAAGAGGGATGGCTTCAAGAATATGACAAG GACACAAGCAAGTGTACTGCTGGAAGGGGTACTCATTTAAATCTAAAACGGGCAGAAAATGCAAGGGTGACTGTCAGCAAAATTCCAG CTAATAGTCAACAATCTAATGAACAAAGTATTTGCTTGGGAGGAATGGATGAGAAAAATATGGTCCTCCTATATGGTGGG GTGAGGTCAATGTCCATTCTACAAGACGACATAAGGCAGAGGAAAGACTAA